Proteins from a single region of Starkeya sp. ORNL1:
- a CDS encoding quinoprotein dehydrogenase-associated SoxYZ-like carrier, which produces MQVMHTQVMHIFKTLLVAAAFAALAVTAAAAQEPGADATWQALKPDVFGERPIVEASPLVMLKAPVRAEDAAMVPIDVEVALPAGDVRTVKKLTLIVDENPAPVAATFTFGGARQDVTLGTRLRVNQYSYIRAIAELSDGTLAMNARFVKASGGCSAPAMKDEEAALKNIGQMKLRVVNDGQQGDATQANRLSRVQLMIRHPNYSGLQMDQITRLYIPAKFVDKIEVKQGDDLVFAMEGGISLSEDPAIQFSYEPTGKEIHVDAGDTDGRKFEGELKPAG; this is translated from the coding sequence ATGCAGGTCATGCACACCCAAGTCATGCACATCTTCAAGACCCTCCTCGTTGCCGCGGCCTTCGCCGCGCTGGCCGTCACCGCCGCCGCGGCGCAGGAGCCCGGCGCCGACGCCACCTGGCAGGCGCTGAAGCCCGACGTATTCGGCGAGCGCCCCATCGTCGAGGCGAGCCCGCTGGTGATGCTGAAGGCGCCGGTGCGCGCCGAGGACGCCGCCATGGTGCCGATCGATGTCGAGGTGGCGCTGCCGGCGGGCGACGTCCGCACGGTGAAGAAGCTGACGCTGATCGTCGACGAGAACCCGGCACCGGTCGCCGCCACCTTCACCTTCGGCGGCGCGCGCCAGGACGTCACGCTCGGCACGCGGCTCCGGGTGAACCAGTACAGCTATATCCGCGCCATCGCCGAATTGAGCGACGGCACGCTCGCGATGAATGCCCGCTTCGTCAAGGCGTCGGGCGGCTGCTCGGCGCCGGCGATGAAGGACGAGGAAGCGGCGCTGAAGAATATCGGCCAGATGAAGCTGCGCGTCGTCAATGACGGCCAGCAGGGCGACGCCACCCAGGCCAACCGGCTGTCCCGCGTGCAACTGATGATCCGCCACCCGAACTATTCGGGCCTGCAGATGGACCAGATCACGCGGCTCTACATCCCCGCCAAGTTCGTCGACAAGATCGAGGTCAAGCAGGGCGACGACCTGGTGTTCGCCATGGAAGGCGGCATCTCGCTCAGCGAGGACCCGGCCATCCAGTTCTCCTACGAGCCGACCGGCAAGGAGATCCATGTCGACGCCGGCGACACCGACGGACGCAAGTTCGAGGGCGAACTGAAGCCGGCGGGGTAG
- a CDS encoding RNA methyltransferase produces MPLIPLASPDDSRIEPYRIVRERDLVGRERRFIVEGRTVLDVALSPRNRFRLESLLLAESRVAALTPLLAQAPVELPVYTASQPILDGITGFHIHRGLLGIGLRGEETTAEALLAGLPDEALVVVPLGITNHDNVGGIFRNAAAFGTEAVLLDFASCDPLYRKAIRVSVGGSLIVPFAREGSADALLDLLLAHGFELIALSPAGETELSNLVRPRRAALLLGAEGPGLSARIMARAHTVRIPMQGGFDSLNVATTAGIALHHLTCNPRPFGV; encoded by the coding sequence ATGCCCCTCATCCCCCTCGCCTCCCCCGACGACTCACGCATCGAGCCCTACCGCATCGTGCGCGAGCGCGATCTCGTCGGGCGCGAGCGGCGCTTCATCGTCGAGGGGCGCACCGTGCTCGATGTCGCGCTCTCGCCGCGCAACCGCTTCCGGCTGGAATCGCTGCTTTTGGCGGAGAGCCGGGTCGCGGCGCTGACGCCATTGCTGGCGCAGGCGCCGGTGGAATTGCCGGTCTATACCGCGAGCCAGCCGATCCTCGACGGCATCACCGGCTTCCACATCCATCGCGGCCTGCTCGGCATCGGGCTGCGCGGCGAGGAGACGACTGCCGAGGCGCTGCTCGCCGGCCTGCCGGACGAGGCGCTGGTGGTGGTGCCGCTCGGCATCACCAATCACGACAATGTCGGCGGCATCTTCCGCAATGCCGCGGCGTTCGGCACCGAGGCCGTCCTGCTCGATTTCGCCTCCTGCGATCCGCTCTATCGCAAGGCGATCCGGGTTTCGGTCGGCGGCAGCCTGATCGTGCCGTTCGCGCGGGAGGGTTCAGCCGATGCGCTGCTCGACCTGCTGCTGGCGCATGGCTTCGAGCTGATCGCGCTCAGCCCAGCGGGCGAGACCGAGCTTTCAAACCTCGTGCGGCCGAGGCGCGCGGCGTTATTACTCGGCGCCGAGGGGCCGGGACTGTCGGCGCGCATCATGGCTCGTGCACACACGGTCCGCATCCCGATGCAGGGTGGATTCGACTCGCTGAACGTCGCCACCACCGCCGGCATCGCTCTGCATCATTTGACCTGCAATCCACGACCGTTCGGCGTATGA
- a CDS encoding type II toxin-antitoxin system RelE/ParE family toxin, producing MSGKPVRLRALAHADAQNAIDHYLREAGAPVALGFIDALEATYRGIAARPAAGSPRYGHELAVPGLRSRGLKRYRYLVFYMERDDHIEVWRVLHAERDIPARMQEAEG from the coding sequence GTGAGCGGCAAGCCGGTTCGCCTGCGCGCGCTGGCGCACGCGGATGCCCAAAACGCCATCGACCATTATCTTCGCGAGGCCGGAGCACCTGTGGCGCTCGGCTTCATCGATGCGCTGGAGGCGACCTATCGCGGCATCGCCGCCCGTCCGGCGGCCGGATCTCCTCGCTACGGGCATGAACTCGCGGTGCCAGGCCTGCGCAGCCGCGGGCTGAAGCGTTATCGCTACCTCGTCTTCTACATGGAGCGCGACGATCACATCGAGGTCTGGCGCGTGCTCCACGCCGAGCGCGATATTCCGGCCCGGATGCAGGAGGCGGAAGGGTGA
- a CDS encoding type II toxin-antitoxin system ParD family antitoxin, which yields MGTMNISLPDSLKSFVDEQVAGRGYGTSSEYVRELIRADQDRQRLRALLLDGAAAPVVATADDSYFDGLRERVRRTRPE from the coding sequence ATGGGCACGATGAACATCTCACTTCCGGATTCGCTGAAATCCTTCGTCGACGAGCAGGTTGCCGGGCGGGGTTACGGCACCAGCAGCGAATATGTCCGCGAGTTGATCCGCGCTGATCAGGATCGCCAGCGGCTGCGCGCGCTGCTGCTCGACGGCGCCGCCGCGCCGGTCGTGGCGACGGCCGATGACAGCTATTTCGATGGCCTGCGGGAACGCGTCCGCCGCACCAGGCCGGAGTGA